One Tomitella gaofuii DNA segment encodes these proteins:
- a CDS encoding GatB/YqeY domain-containing protein — translation MGELKDQIRGDLTASMKAKDPLRTGTLRMVLSAVQAEEVAGKEARTLTDDEVLKVIAKESKKRLEAAQVFDDAGRAELARKERAEEEILAAYLPRQLDDDELGRVVDEAVAEVREQLGAEPGMRQMGQIMKAATARAAGRADGSRLSSVVKSRLAG, via the coding sequence ATGGGAGAACTCAAGGATCAGATCCGCGGCGACCTCACCGCCTCGATGAAGGCCAAGGATCCGCTGCGTACCGGGACGCTGAGGATGGTGCTGTCCGCGGTGCAGGCGGAGGAGGTCGCGGGCAAGGAGGCGCGCACCCTCACCGACGACGAGGTGCTCAAGGTCATCGCCAAGGAGTCGAAGAAGCGCCTGGAGGCCGCGCAGGTGTTCGACGATGCCGGCCGGGCGGAACTGGCGCGCAAGGAGCGGGCCGAGGAGGAGATCCTCGCCGCGTACCTGCCGCGGCAGCTGGACGACGACGAACTGGGCCGGGTGGTCGACGAGGCCGTCGCGGAGGTGCGCGAGCAACTGGGCGCGGAGCCGGGGATGCGTCAGATGGGGCAGATCATGAAGGCGGCGACGGCCCGCGCCGCGGGACGCGCGGACGGATCCAGGCTGTCGAGTGTGGTGAAATCCCGCCTGGCGGGCTGA
- a CDS encoding penicillin-binding protein — translation MPSGKTIAKLLGICVLAGVVLAGVLFPVFGGVGVVVNKASDAVDSSSSQVLEGDAPAVTTIVDAAGNPIAWLYDQRRFEVPSDQISNYMKLAQVSIEDRRFATHKGVDWQGTLRALLTNTSSGEVQQGASTIDQQYVKNYLVFVAAQTDAQRREATETTISRKLREARMALTLDKQLSKDEILTRYLNLVPYGNGSYGVQDAARTYFGVDAKDLNLTQSAMLAGMVQSPSRLNPYINPDETTKRRNEVLDAMASTEAITPQQAAEAKEQPLGILPEPNTLPRGCIAAGDRGFFCDYVLNYLNNAGFTDEQLKRGGYLIRTTLRPEIQDSVKRALTDTASPDLEGIAEVMNLIEPGKDAHKVVAMASSRTYGLDAAAHETVQPQPFTMVGDGAGSTFKIFTTAVAMEKGLGLDTTVQVPPLFIAQGMGHGGAAGCPSDSYCVRNVGDYPPSMSLTQALATSPNTAFVKMLKDVGVDPTVDMAVRLGLRSYTKPGTSGVDDRSLAQIIKDENRGSFTLGPTPVDPLEMANVAATLASGGVWCPPTPIEAVFDRDGKPVPVTQEACKQVIDPGLANTLAVGLGEDHLPGGTSAGSAAAAGWTAPVSAKTGTTETYRSSAFLAFTQSIAGFSYVYNDGTNPGPICTSPLRSCAEGNVYGGTEPALAWYQAVGRILGDYPPPVLPQPDPQYVKGNASAVVPDVVGRTEAGATARLRGAGFQVKSVTVPSDKQKGNVVSVSPVGSAVPGSTITISISDGSRKPADDNGGDRGDRPTPRSEDRSNDRGDNGGADRGDDAD, via the coding sequence GTGCCGTCCGGGAAGACAATCGCGAAGTTGCTCGGCATCTGCGTGCTCGCAGGCGTCGTGCTGGCGGGCGTCCTGTTCCCCGTATTCGGGGGCGTAGGGGTCGTCGTCAACAAGGCCAGCGACGCCGTCGACTCGTCGTCGTCGCAGGTGCTCGAGGGGGATGCACCGGCGGTGACGACCATCGTCGACGCAGCGGGGAACCCCATCGCCTGGCTCTACGACCAGCGCCGGTTCGAGGTGCCCAGCGACCAGATCTCGAACTACATGAAGCTGGCCCAGGTCTCGATCGAGGACCGCCGGTTCGCCACGCACAAGGGCGTCGACTGGCAGGGAACGCTGCGCGCGCTGCTCACCAACACCAGCAGCGGCGAGGTGCAGCAAGGCGCCTCCACCATCGACCAGCAGTACGTGAAGAACTACCTGGTGTTCGTGGCGGCGCAGACCGATGCTCAGCGCCGCGAGGCCACCGAGACGACCATCTCGCGCAAACTCCGCGAAGCCCGGATGGCGCTGACGCTGGACAAGCAGCTTTCCAAGGACGAGATCCTCACCCGCTACCTCAACCTGGTTCCGTACGGCAACGGCAGCTACGGGGTGCAGGACGCCGCCCGCACGTACTTCGGGGTGGATGCCAAGGACCTCAATCTGACGCAGTCGGCGATGCTGGCCGGCATGGTGCAGTCGCCGTCCCGGCTCAACCCGTACATCAATCCGGACGAGACCACGAAGCGGCGCAACGAGGTGCTCGACGCGATGGCGTCCACCGAGGCGATCACCCCGCAGCAGGCCGCCGAGGCCAAAGAGCAGCCGCTGGGGATCCTGCCGGAGCCCAACACGCTCCCCCGCGGATGCATCGCCGCCGGCGACCGCGGGTTCTTCTGCGACTACGTGCTCAACTACCTCAACAACGCCGGCTTCACCGACGAGCAGCTCAAGCGCGGCGGCTACCTGATCCGCACCACGCTGCGGCCGGAGATCCAGGACTCGGTCAAGCGCGCACTCACCGACACCGCGTCGCCCGACCTCGAAGGCATCGCGGAGGTCATGAACCTGATCGAGCCCGGCAAGGACGCCCACAAGGTGGTCGCCATGGCCAGCAGCCGCACCTACGGGCTCGACGCGGCCGCGCACGAGACGGTGCAGCCGCAGCCGTTCACCATGGTCGGCGACGGCGCGGGCTCCACTTTCAAGATCTTCACGACTGCGGTGGCGATGGAGAAGGGCCTGGGCCTGGACACGACTGTGCAGGTCCCCCCGCTCTTCATCGCCCAGGGGATGGGTCATGGTGGTGCCGCCGGCTGCCCCTCGGACTCGTACTGCGTGCGCAACGTGGGCGACTACCCCCCGAGCATGTCGCTGACGCAGGCGCTGGCCACCTCCCCGAACACCGCCTTCGTCAAGATGCTCAAGGACGTCGGCGTGGACCCCACCGTGGACATGGCCGTGCGCCTGGGCCTGCGCTCTTACACCAAGCCCGGCACGTCCGGGGTGGACGACCGCAGCCTGGCGCAGATCATCAAGGACGAGAACCGCGGGTCGTTCACCTTGGGACCCACGCCGGTGGACCCGCTTGAGATGGCCAACGTGGCCGCCACGCTCGCGTCCGGCGGAGTCTGGTGCCCACCCACCCCCATCGAGGCCGTGTTCGACCGCGACGGCAAACCGGTCCCGGTCACGCAGGAGGCGTGCAAGCAGGTCATCGACCCGGGCCTCGCGAACACCCTGGCCGTCGGCCTGGGCGAGGACCATCTGCCCGGCGGCACGTCCGCGGGCTCCGCGGCGGCGGCCGGGTGGACAGCGCCGGTGTCCGCGAAGACCGGCACCACGGAGACCTACCGTTCGTCGGCCTTCCTGGCGTTCACCCAGTCCATCGCCGGCTTCTCCTACGTGTACAACGACGGCACCAACCCCGGACCCATCTGCACCTCGCCGCTGCGCTCGTGCGCCGAGGGCAACGTGTACGGCGGCACCGAACCGGCGCTGGCCTGGTATCAGGCGGTGGGGCGCATCCTCGGCGACTACCCGCCGCCGGTGCTGCCGCAGCCGGACCCCCAGTACGTCAAGGGCAACGCCTCCGCGGTCGTGCCGGACGTCGTCGGCCGCACGGAGGCCGGCGCCACCGCCCGCCTGCGCGGTGCGGGTTTCCAGGTCAAGTCCGTGACGGTGCCGTCCGACAAGCAGAAGGGCAACGTGGTGTCCGTGAGCCCCGTCGGCTCCGCCGTCCCCGGCTCCACGATCACCATCAGCATCAGCGACGGCAGCCGTAAGCCCGCCGACGACAACGGCGGCGACCGTGGAGACCGGCCGACCCCACGATCCGAGGACCGGAGCAACGACAGAGGAGACAACGGCGGTGCCGACCGGGGCGACGACGCGGACTGA
- a CDS encoding WhiB family transcriptional regulator: MAWTSQALCRNIDPDELFVRGAAQRKAATICRHCPVMLECAADALDNRVEFGVWGGMTERQRRALLKEHPNVTSWATFFEAARRRRSVG, from the coding sequence ATGGCGTGGACGTCGCAGGCACTGTGCCGCAACATCGACCCCGACGAGCTGTTCGTCCGGGGCGCGGCACAGCGCAAGGCCGCCACGATCTGCCGGCACTGCCCCGTCATGCTCGAATGCGCGGCGGACGCGCTCGACAACCGGGTGGAGTTCGGCGTGTGGGGCGGTATGACGGAACGCCAGCGCAGGGCGTTGCTTAAGGAGCACCCCAACGTGACGTCCTGGGCCACCTTCTTCGAAGCCGCCCGGCGACGCCGTTCGGTCGGCTGA